A genome region from Methanothrix sp. includes the following:
- a CDS encoding MEMO1 family protein: MRPPAAAGMFYPARAEVLLAELSSAFRGLKREPLPVIGAVVPHAGYIYSGSVAAEVYARLPERETYVLIGPNHTGLGLPVAVSRETWRTPLGSVPVDLELADALEGSIVAPDEMAHMEEHSIEVQLPFLQRCFSGFRILPICMGMQDQETAVEVGEAVADAIIRLGRSCTVIASSDLTHYLRHETARQLDTSVLESVIRMDIDGLYSKIEMLDSRYYGHGVCGYGPMAATITASRRLGASMGKLLRYATSGDVTGDRGQVVGYGAVIFT; encoded by the coding sequence ATGAGACCACCAGCTGCGGCCGGTATGTTCTACCCGGCAAGGGCCGAGGTGCTGCTCGCAGAGCTCAGCTCTGCATTTCGCGGGCTGAAGCGTGAGCCCCTGCCAGTTATCGGCGCAGTGGTGCCGCATGCCGGCTATATATATTCAGGGTCTGTTGCAGCCGAGGTGTACGCGAGGCTTCCAGAGCGCGAGACGTATGTCCTGATAGGCCCGAACCACACCGGCCTCGGGCTTCCAGTTGCCGTGAGCAGGGAGACCTGGAGGACCCCGCTGGGCAGTGTTCCCGTTGATCTTGAGCTCGCCGATGCCCTTGAGGGCTCGATAGTGGCTCCTGATGAGATGGCTCACATGGAGGAGCACTCGATAGAGGTTCAGCTGCCGTTTCTCCAGAGGTGCTTCTCAGGCTTCAGGATACTCCCGATCTGCATGGGCATGCAGGACCAGGAGACAGCCGTCGAGGTCGGTGAGGCCGTGGCGGATGCGATCATTAGGCTCGGAAGGAGCTGCACTGTGATAGCGTCCAGCGATCTCACGCATTATCTCAGACATGAGACCGCGAGGCAGCTTGATACATCGGTACTGGAATCAGTGATAAGAATGGATATCGACGGTCTGTATTCAAAGATCGAGATGCTCGATTCCAGGTATTATGGACATGGTGTCTGCGGCTACGGGCCCATGGCAGCGACGATAACAGCCTCAAGGCGTCTGGGCGCGAGCATGGGGAAGCTTCTGCGCTATGCGACCAGCGGAGATGTGACAGGCGACCGCGGCCAGGTCGTGGGCTATGGGGCTGTGATATTCACCTAG
- a CDS encoding DNA-directed RNA polymerase subunit N, producing MIPVRCFSCGKVISSVWEEYRERIKSEPPGKVMDDLGIERYCCRRMLLSHVEIVDMLRRYQ from the coding sequence TTGATCCCGGTAAGATGCTTCTCCTGTGGGAAGGTCATCTCCAGCGTGTGGGAAGAGTACAGGGAGCGGATCAAATCCGAACCACCTGGAAAGGTGATGGACGATCTCGGGATAGAGAGGTACTGCTGCAGGCGGATGCTTCTCTCCCATGTTGAGATCGTGGATATGCTCCGCAGGTACCAGTAG
- the rpsB gene encoding 30S ribosomal protein S2 — MVEEEVITVEGDYETLIPIDEYLAAGVHIGTQQKTSDMMKYIYRVRTDGLYVLDVQATDKRIRLAGKFLANYEPSKILVVSARQYGQRPATMFAKAVGARANVGRFIPNTLTNPSFAGYIEPDVLLVTDPAGDGQAVKEAVDIGIPVVALCDTNNMTSNVDLVIPTNNKGRKALTLIYWLLARQVLRERGEEDRFKYTVSDFEMEF; from the coding sequence TTGGTTGAAGAAGAGGTGATAACCGTCGAGGGCGATTATGAGACCCTGATCCCCATAGACGAATATCTTGCTGCTGGTGTTCACATCGGAACGCAGCAGAAGACCAGCGACATGATGAAGTACATCTACAGGGTCAGAACAGACGGTCTTTACGTTCTTGATGTTCAGGCGACAGACAAGAGGATACGGCTTGCAGGGAAGTTTCTGGCGAACTATGAGCCATCGAAGATACTTGTCGTCTCTGCCAGGCAGTACGGCCAGAGGCCCGCCACTATGTTCGCGAAGGCTGTGGGCGCAAGGGCGAACGTCGGGAGGTTCATACCGAACACCCTGACAAATCCATCGTTCGCGGGATACATAGAGCCTGATGTGCTTTTAGTCACAGATCCGGCCGGCGATGGCCAGGCTGTCAAGGAAGCTGTGGATATCGGCATACCTGTGGTGGCGCTCTGCGACACCAACAACATGACATCGAATGTCGATCTGGTGATACCCACAAACAACAAGGGCAGGAAGGCACTGACGCTGATCTACTGGCTTCTTGCGAGGCAGGTCCTGCGCGAGCGCGGCGAGGAGGACAGGTTCAAGTACACCGTATCGGACTTCGAGATGGAGTTCTAG
- the mvk gene encoding mevalonate kinase codes for MTAASAPGKVILFGEHAVVSGAPALGTAIDLRARVSVDDLPGKTEIDIHGLGLRLSGFSIDSDGRVVSLGSSEEAAAAARYVFAVVKTLGARDVRITVSSDIPVASGLGSSAAIVVATLAALSHHMGIDMDARSIAAEAHRIEKAVQRGLGSPMDTALAAFGGYVQISDGVRPLDLPSLDIVVGCTSVPHDTRAEVARVQELKSRYPEIVDPIFKAIGVISRKAVPCIENLELEELGMLMNINHGLLEAIGVGTRELSELVYAARGAGMALGAKLTGAGGGGCMIALPRMGASLRTITAISQARGRAFAVRTGCGGVSVE; via the coding sequence ATGACAGCGGCATCAGCCCCCGGGAAGGTCATACTCTTCGGGGAGCATGCTGTTGTATCAGGCGCTCCAGCGCTGGGCACTGCGATAGATCTGCGCGCCAGGGTATCTGTTGATGATCTTCCCGGAAAGACTGAGATCGACATACATGGACTGGGATTGAGGCTCTCCGGCTTCTCGATCGATTCTGATGGCAGGGTCGTATCTCTCGGAAGCTCCGAGGAGGCTGCAGCTGCTGCCAGGTATGTATTTGCGGTTGTGAAGACGCTCGGTGCTAGGGATGTGAGGATCACGGTCTCTTCTGATATACCTGTGGCATCAGGCCTCGGCTCCTCTGCTGCGATAGTCGTTGCAACGCTTGCCGCCCTGAGCCACCACATGGGCATCGATATGGATGCAAGAAGCATCGCGGCAGAGGCCCACAGGATCGAGAAGGCGGTCCAGAGGGGCCTGGGGAGCCCGATGGACACGGCGCTTGCTGCATTCGGCGGATACGTGCAGATCTCCGATGGTGTCAGGCCACTTGATCTTCCCTCTCTTGATATTGTCGTTGGCTGCACATCAGTTCCACATGATACGAGAGCAGAGGTCGCGCGGGTACAGGAGCTGAAGTCGAGGTATCCGGAGATCGTGGACCCTATATTCAAGGCCATAGGCGTAATATCGAGGAAGGCAGTGCCATGCATAGAGAACCTGGAGCTCGAGGAGCTCGGGATGCTCATGAACATAAACCACGGACTCCTTGAGGCGATCGGGGTCGGGACGAGGGAGCTGAGCGAGCTAGTCTATGCTGCTCGGGGCGCTGGAATGGCGCTGGGAGCAAAGCTGACAGGCGCAGGTGGTGGTGGCTGCATGATAGCCCTTCCAAGGATGGGCGCGTCCTTGAGAACCATCACCGCGATATCACAGGCAAGGGGCAGGGCATTTGCGGTCAGGACCGGATGCGGCGGTGTTTCTGTAGAATAA
- a CDS encoding DNA-directed RNA polymerase subunit K, whose translation MKGEKYTRFERARIVGARALQIFMGAPVLIRTESIDPLEIALEEMRLGVIPITVKRDRKR comes from the coding sequence TTGAAGGGCGAGAAATATACTCGATTTGAGCGAGCCAGGATAGTGGGAGCACGTGCTCTGCAGATTTTCATGGGAGCCCCAGTGTTAATAAGGACGGAATCCATAGACCCTCTCGAAATAGCTCTTGAAGAGATGAGGTTGGGTGTTATACCTATAACCGTGAAACGTGATCGGAAAAGGTAG